The DNA region ATTGGAGATCGTGTGTTTTAGAATGGAATAGAGTGGGTTGGAAACTTCTAATGGAGGAGGGAACTCCGTCAATAAAAGATTGAATACTTGAATCAACTGCTTGATATCTTGCACGCTGTGAGATTGATAGCAGGAGTAAAAGATAGAGTGGTGTGAAAATTTGACAAAGAAGACATTTATACTACTAACTAATTTGTGCAGGTTTTGCAGGAACAGACTCTGACGGACGATATTCTTATATACAAGTTCACAAATGGAATCTGGAAAGGACTAGTGCCTCCCTCGAGTTGAGCTGTTTACTTGGTTCGTACTAGTAGAGCAAATCAATACAAAGGACCGGTTGAGTAGATTGGGTATCATTGATCGGAATGATAACATTGGTGTTATGTGTAACAAGAAAGTTGAATCTGTACAACATTTGTTTATTACATGTGAGTTTGCTTGGCAGGTATGGTGTGCATGGATTTCTCATGTGGGTCGTGTTTGGAGTATCCCAAGGACTATAAAAGAACACTTTGAGGCTCGGAGGATGATGCCTATGAGAAGAGACCAGCGTAAAATATGGTTAGTGGGATTCTTCTCAGTTATATGGAATGTCTGGTTGTGTAGAAATGAACACATTTTTCATAATAAGGCAACAACTGCACTGGATTGCGTGGTTAGATCGTTTTGTTGTTCAAAAAAATGGTGTGAAAACTAACTCATGTTGTTGATGGttatgccggagatgacatagGAGTTGGATagcatattattttttattatgtacgcTCCACTGAGTGTGTTGAGCTTGTCTTTCTTtcaagaaaaacatcaaaatatTAATGAGATTAAGACTCTTAGGTAGCGTTcgttttgaggtattgagataGAGACtgtaaaactgaaattcaatatcatgtttgttgactcagagactggtactaaaatttctatctctgtctttaaaatttcagtatttcaatacCTCCAAAAATTAGGGACACAAAAGACTAAAATatttagagatggagactaaaactttaataacattttatatctaaaatatcctcattttaattaattaattccaattttactttttctacaaattaaattagaattttattcttgtttcaatttatgTCTCctactttgcaccaaacagaatactgaaatttatttcaatctctgtctcttaacctctgtctctcaatctcaatctttttgtctctgtctctctaccaaacgctaTCTAAGCTAAGAACTAGAAGTAAGAAGGAAAGACGAGTACAAGACGTATGAGGAAATTTCTGTCAATTGTTTTGGGGGACAAGTTGGGCCAAGCATTAGAAAACAACTCTGAGAAGGACTATAAAACAAGGCTTTCCggatccaaaaagaaaaaaggaaaaagttcCATAACTGCAACTATACCTTCGTCCTACTTccaaaaggagaagaaaacatgtttctttgcaGAATCCATGAGCAATAAAATATTTGAATTGATGCACACAAAAAATGGAGGACATGTATTTACACTGAAACCAAGGCCCAAGCCATTCAGCCAGGACTATGAACACCCCTAcaaattctctttttctttcaaattgaATGACTAATAGATTTTGCATCATTGAGATTTTCTTCAAACATGAACCAGCTAGGTGAACCAAGAGGAGCACAAAGCTAAAGGTACAAGAAGACAAAATGGAAAATGGGATTGTTGCACATTATCTTCAGAAGTTGCAGCATCGAGCATGGCCTCTTGACCATTTGTCCCATAGGCACATCATCTGCCTCGGCGACTGGTAATGCGCCGTGAAGTAGTTCTCCATGCATCCATACTGACAATACTTCCAGTTGTGTGAGTACTGGACTGCTGCCATTGTATTGTTGAATTGCTCGACCCACATCCCCATGCTTACGTCCTCCATTTTAAACAGCTGCAACCACACAACAAATCTCTCGCCAATCAGTAATGCGAATTATCCAGTGATATACTACCCAATCTACTAATAACTGTTACTTTGATGAAACTTGTACATTCACAGATCAATGTTTCTGGATTGATTTATGAATGTACCAGTTTTGTCAAAGTCACGGTTACTAGTTGATGAAGGATGGGGAGGGCGAATGAAATGAATGTAAAATCCAGATAAATTTACGGCAACTAACCCTCAGGTTCCTATTCTTGTGTTGTGATACAATGTAATTAACGATATCTTCGGAAATTACGTATGCAGGGCCATTTGCATAAGGAGGATATACTTCTTCAGGCCACTCCTGCAACAACAGAAACATCATCCTTAAGAGAAGGAAAGAATAAGCCATATAGCACCAAGCTATGCAATTCTCTTGTACTTGTCACCACCTACAACAAGAACGGCTACCGAGGAAAATAGAATCCTGCTCAAACTCTAGTCTAATTTAAGCTCCGTCATGTGCTGAATATGCATTATTTGGATAACCAAAAGGCAATAAATAATTCTCTATGGTCAAAACTGTTCCCCGGAGTTGTCAAAATTTGTTAAGATTCTTGTTCAGTATCTACCATTAGAAATACACATACCATATATATTAACTACTACAACTAAATGTGGCAACTTCCAAACCTCATAAGTAACTGCCCATTTGCCGTGTCTCAGAGGCCGGTGTAAGAGATTGAGATTCCCCATATAAAGCGGCTTTTTACGAGGTACAGCTTCAATTTCTCTCAAGACAGTGTCCACCCTAATAAAAGTGTCATCATCACATTTCATGATATATGCAGCTGTCACATTTTGAATCTGCATGACAAAAATATATAGCCGATGTAACTAGAGTGTATACAACAATTCAGATTTGAGGAAGGTGACCTACACCAGCTGTATAAATGCAAGTCACCGACACCCAGCACCCGTACAAAATAAAAACAGAAGAAACAGAAAAGCTTAGCTGACAAAGTTTAAGAATGTACTAACCCCAAACTCACAGATAGCCAGCGTTTTAAGCACAACAAGCTCATAGCGGTCCATAAAGGGCATAATGACAATATCACCAAAGTAAGCAGCCTCCTTCCTCAGCACTGCATTTACTTCCTTCCTTGGATTCTTCATGAGGATCATTTTATGGTAGCCACAAATACAAAATTTAgccatattataaataaaaaatagtaaaagaacAATAGTGAAGCATGAATCAAAATACACACAAATGCCTTGCAAAATTTCAAGCATCTTATGTATAAATTGGGCAAATAAATTTCTTCACAAACCACATTATAGTTAATACAGACATTTCAATATAAATTATCTGCATTACTGCATATGGGTTCTGAGAATTAACATGCATTTCTTCATGTTGATGTAATGATCAAATCATTGTAGTGTATGCTTCAAcgcaatatatataagaaaaacaaaaggaagAAGTCATACCAATGCAACAAAAAATCGTACTACTACATCTGAAGACTTTATCGCAGCTGCTTGCATCCACGTTTTTCGAACTGCCATACGTTCTGCAAAGTGATTTGAAGCAGAAAGGACTCCAACAAACATTTTAATAGGGTGTTTGGGTAGAGGACTTGCTTTCCATGTTTCAGACATTTCCAGTACTCGTTGAGGTGAGAAACTTGGGTGTGAAGTAGGTAGCGAAGTAGCAAAGACAGAATGAACATCAACATCTCCTTTAACTGCCAATCCTGTAGCATCTTCAAGTGTAAAACCCTGACGATAAAGTTGAAAAGAAAGTCATCAGGAAAAAAGTAAGCTGTATCCCACAGCAGAACCACTATGGATTGCAGCAGATGTCAATTAGTCCCAATTTTTCTTGTTGTTTAAGCCAAACGGACACCCTATGACACAGTAAAGGTGATACTTCCAATCGTTATGAAGGTaccaaaaaaattctttttatattaaaacttGACATAGatatatgttttttaagttttcaagtTAATAAAAGCAACAACAATGGGAAAGTTATTTCCGTGACAAATGATTAACAAGAATAAGTAAATATACATAATTCCACTCAATCAAGATACTGGGTGCAACCATAAAATAAAGGCAACTGACATGTGTTAATTAATTACCGTTCGGTATGGAAATGAAGTCATATGGCGACCCCCAACATTAATATGGTACCCATCAACACCAGCACGCAGGGTAAGGACAAACATTCTACCCTCTACAAAAGGAAATGGCCAAGTCACTTCTGGCTTCTGCTCACGCCCTATAAACCGCTTGAACCATGATGTTGTCTTGGACTCTTTTGAGTCTACAATGTCACTCCGCATCCATCTTTCACATCGCCTAAACCCATCGACTGCCAAACATAATCAAAAGGTTTATTTGTTCATTGAATTAACACCCAAAAAGTTCATCCAAGAATTTCTGCACAAGTTAGAGACTAAAGGATTACTGCTCTCAGATATCATTTTTCCATATGAAGGGCCATAAAAATTATTAACCATATAACTCTGTCTACAATTTTGGTTAGAGGCTTTTCTAAATACAAGCTAACCCAAACATGCACGACAATATATATTAACCatataacttaaaaaataataagcatTACTTCTGCGGTGTCCATAAAGCATCTAACAAACAACCAACACAGTAAACATTCTTCTGTTTCGTTAACAATGTAACAAGTTGCATCTTATTTTGATGGCCATCAGTCATTTTTTCTTATTTCACGAATTCCAAGTTGTCAGACCATTTTACTTTTCTCGCTTTGTTTCATTTAACAATTAACATTATGGACAAGAGGGCACTATTTTGCAGCACAATGTTTCTAGATAAAACAATTGAAAGTGCATATGCAATGTTATACATCATACCAAGCATTCCTTCATCATCCTCAGTTGGCAAGCCATCACATCTTTGTGCTGTTCCCCAGTGCATTCGATAGCAGGTATTATGCTCGATAACTGGTCGTTTGCTCCAGTCCCCTCTTAACCGAGGATTCAGGTGAAGAATCTTCGGAGGATCTTCCCcttcaactgactttagtccttgTAACTCAACCATGAACTGTGAAACTGCAACCAATCCATCACTTTTCCTCAACTTCCCAAGCTTAGGAACATATTCCTTATGAGCAAAATGGGGTGTCCCCACCACAGTGATTGAAGAACCTGCTGCTAGCCCGCAAGGTAGAAACATCAAGCCATCTCCCTTCTGCAATTCATCCCCAGTCATTGATATCCAAGAAGGACAGGACTCAGGCTTTCCTTCGACGATAGAGTTCTCTCCGGACTCCACGTCATCAGCCGTGTCTAATTCTCCCCAAGCCTTCAGCCCCAATGTCCATGCCTCATCTGTCATTCTCTCAAGCACAGATAAATTGTTTGTCCTATTCATTTGCCGCATGATTCTTCCAGTAATCCTGCCATACTTCTGAGGAACACGCTCCACGGATTCACCACCATGTTCTTCCTCCTTCAGTGAAACTTTGTTGGGTCTCAAGGGAGCATCCTTGTCCGTGCTATCCTCTAGCCTCCGGTGAAGTGAATCTCGATAAACAGAACTAACAAAAGGCTTGCTCAACTCTGAACCTTCTGAGCCACCAACAGCAGCGGCACCATCCAATCCACCATAAATCTCATCCCCACTTATCGTTGACACAATCTTCAGAATTTGAGGAAACTTGCACGAAATGAAAACCAAATATAACACCCCAACAGCAAACAAAAATTGGGACAACCTAAACCTCCTCGAATTGGAAGGTTCAGTTTTCTGCctcttcataatcttcaaaatCAACAAACCAAAGAAAAAACAATACAATCTACACTACTGCAAGTTATCAACTACAACAATACCCTACACTGCAGATGTTTGATGCGAATAAAACCATAAAGAACTACATCAACGTGAGGAAGCACGCAAACGGCAACAAAGCTGTAATTTTGAAAGCAAACCCCAAGTCCAAAATTTCCGCTAAAAGCGACAGGGCAACGAATTGGGCAGTGAAAGTTGGCCTCTTCTGGCAAAGAACGAAACTTCCATGCAGTGAGGGGAAAAAGGAGTGCGTCGATCAACCAATGCCGCAGTGATTCAACGAATTGGAAAGGAAGTCGTTGCAAGTGGCGGAATGGAACCCCGAATTGTTCAGCATGAGAGCAGCATCTGCGGAAGCAGAACGGAATTAATAGTTGTAGAAAGTGAACCCTAATGGATGGAAAAGGAACAAAGAAAGGTGCCGGATGGTGAGAAGACGAAGATGAAGGTGAATGCTGAATGCAGAAGAATGAGAGTAGCAAAAGGGAAAGGGAACAGTGAATGTGATTGGTTGAATGTTTTGCGAGTAAAAAGTCACCACTATTTTGGCACTTACAATTCAGGTATGACTCTCTACTCTCGTAAGTTTTGTAGAAAgtgtt from Arachis hypogaea cultivar Tifrunner chromosome 10, arahy.Tifrunner.gnm2.J5K5, whole genome shotgun sequence includes:
- the LOC112714354 gene encoding hydroxyproline O-galactosyltransferase GALT2 is translated as MKRQKTEPSNSRRFRLSQFLFAVGVLYLVFISCKFPQILKIVSTISGDEIYGGLDGAAAVGGSEGSELSKPFVSSVYRDSLHRRLEDSTDKDAPLRPNKVSLKEEEHGGESVERVPQKYGRITGRIMRQMNRTNNLSVLERMTDEAWTLGLKAWGELDTADDVESGENSIVEGKPESCPSWISMTGDELQKGDGLMFLPCGLAAGSSITVVGTPHFAHKEYVPKLGKLRKSDGLVAVSQFMVELQGLKSVEGEDPPKILHLNPRLRGDWSKRPVIEHNTCYRMHWGTAQRCDGLPTEDDEGMLVDGFRRCERWMRSDIVDSKESKTTSWFKRFIGREQKPEVTWPFPFVEGRMFVLTLRAGVDGYHINVGGRHMTSFPYRTGFTLEDATGLAVKGDVDVHSVFATSLPTSHPSFSPQRVLEMSETWKASPLPKHPIKMFVGVLSASNHFAERMAVRKTWMQAAAIKSSDVVVRFFVALNPRKEVNAVLRKEAAYFGDIVIMPFMDRYELVVLKTLAICEFGIQNVTAAYIMKCDDDTFIRVDTVLREIEAVPRKKPLYMGNLNLLHRPLRHGKWAVTYEEWPEEVYPPYANGPAYVISEDIVNYIVSQHKNRNLRLFKMEDVSMGMWVEQFNNTMAAVQYSHNWKYCQYGCMENYFTAHYQSPRQMMCLWDKWSRGHARCCNF